The Arcobacter sp. F2176 nucleotide sequence AAATTAAATCAATGGGAAAACGTAATGCTAGATGAAGAATCTGCAAATTCACCACAAGAAATCAAAATTGATATAGAACAAGCATGGAAAACATTTGAAAGCCGTTCCAAGTTAGACAATGTTTCTAATATAAATCACAAAAAGCACCAAAAGAAGGGAATGTTTACAAACATGAGTAAAAAATCAAAACGTTTCATTTATACAGCAGTAGCTGCAGCTGCACTTTTTACAACAGCAATGATTCCACAAGTACAAGTGGCGGCTACAAATGTTGCTTCATATTTTTCTGATGCAATTACAAATGATAAAGTTGTAAATGAAGGAATAGGAGATGAAAATGGTGTCATACAAGATATGATGAAGAATGGTAAATATATTCCTATTGATGAAAAAATTACAGATCAAGGTATTAC carries:
- a CDS encoding DUF4179 domain-containing protein, producing MLDEESANSPQEIKIDIEQAWKTFESRSKLDNVSNINHKKHQKKGMFTNMSKKSKRFIYTAVAAAALFTTAMIPQVQVAATNVASYFSDAITNDKVVNEGIGDENGVIQDMMKNGKYIPIDEKITDQGIT